The stretch of DNA TGTATATCCTTTCAAAACATTGTACTAGTAAAATATACTACAAGTCCTGATGTTGTAAGTATCAATATACTGTATATTTTACTACATTCATATTATATTCAGATCACAAAACCGAACTCTACATCGTAGGCCAAGCCAGTTTTCAAATCACAGACCAAATGGTGCATGTATATTTTACTTCCACATTTCCACAAACACTTGATGTGCATGATCTAGCCATCAAGTAGTCCAAGCAAATAAATGGAGAAACACAGGGAAGGGGGCAAGGACAGAAGCGAGATCATTCTTACGGGTTGTAGCCTTTGCTGGTCTTGATGGTGAGAGCGAGATCTGGCGAGCTTGGAGCGTCGGTTGGTTCAGAGCTGGTTGGGGTTGGGGAACGAGGAACCCTAGGCGTATGTTGCAGCAGCCTAGGTATGTTGACCACGCGGCGGGCGCCCCTCTGCTACCGCGGCCGCTGCTGCTTCCCCTCCCCCACGCAGCCGcgctgccaccgccgccgcaaGGAACACGCCCTCCGCCTTCCGCCGCCCCCTTCGCCGGAAGGAACAAGTCAGCCTACAGCAAGGACCCGCGGTTGCCGTCGACCGCCGCCAGGGACGATTTGATTTGGGGGATTTGGGGCGAGTCACCTTGCCGTCGGCCGCCGCTACCTCGCCTCTGCCTCGCCTCTGTTTGCTTCGAGCGTGGGGATGGATGAATGCCATGGACTGAGCCGATTTGGCTTTTTTTTCAATTTCCTCCCTGGTTGCTATAGGTACTCACGTGATTGAATAACCAAGTTTGTCCAAAACTGGTTGCAATTAGTACATCTGTAGGCACCAAAATGCTTGGTAACAATAGGTGTGGTCGCTAATAATACATTTTCTTGTAGTGCGCTTGTCAAAGGTTTTGCCTGTGTATATCACTTCCTAGTTGAAAGTGTTTGCTGCAATCATTATTAGCATCATGTTTGCAGTTTTTGTGGGACAATAGTACCGATTCGTAACCAAGTTTGTCCAAAACTGGTTGCAATTAGTATGGGGGCGTTTGTTTCGAGGGACTTTTttgtgtagggactagaaaaagtctcTCTTAAAGATTTTTTTACCAAATGGGAGGAactttttagggactaaactagacatttgggactaaatgaagaagactctcaagaAGACTCTtaaggagagtctttttgggactttttgggacttttccaacaatgcccctccaTGCACCCATTGGCCCGCCATCCCATGGCGTTAtttgattgttatttttctatatactaggggcaacatggtcatttaataacttaagggactagggactttttagtctaTGAAAACAAACAGGGgaggactttttagggactagagactttttaattgggactagaaaaagttctaggactagagaaccaaacaccacctACGTATGTAGGCACCAAAATGCTTGGTAACAATAAGTGTGGTCGTTAATAATACATTTTCTTGTAGTGCTTGTCAAAGGTTTTACCTGTGTATATCACTTCGTAATTGAAAGTGTTTGCTGCAATCATTATTAGCATCATGTTTGCAGTTTTTGTGGGACAATAGTGCGGAACTCTACTTGCTACTCCTAAACTCTCAACGAGTCAGTGATAGACAAGATTTAGGGTCTATTCATAGATGCGTTAATTTGTTTTTGTATCACTCCTTTCTGCCATCAATGTTTTACATCGAAATGAATTACACTATTCTTATACAATAAATTAGCAATATTTTGATTTCTTGATGATCGCTTAAATAAATAAACCTAAACGCTGACTGACGCCCGCACGCTCTCCCGAACGCTGGAGCGGCCGCACGACGACCGTCCATCAGAAACAAGGACACCACACGTGGAGGAGAGAATCCGACCGAGATGCGGTGCCTTTTGTCGTTTTGGAATTTTGGAAACGCTCCCCTCCGGTTCTTCCCCATCTCCCATTCCCCTCTCTCATGCTTTCCACACGGGTCGATAGAATCCAGCAATCCCTAGCCGCCGGAATTCGACCCATCGTAGCCGGCGAGAGTCCACCGCCGACGGGGAGAGCCTTTCCAGTTGGAACGACCACCCACATCGGGGCAGAGGGAAACCGCGTGCGTGGCCAACAAGTGGACCGACGGGCGAGATGCTGCGCCGCGGACGCGACGGGGAGAAGAGAGGAAGGGGGCGCGCGTGGGCGGCTGGCCGACAAGGAACCAACGCGTCTCTGCCACATCTACAAACCGCAGGTCAGTTTTCCGCCGGCTCTCCATTTTTTTTCTCGTCGTTTCTGGGGAAGAAGGGTAGGGGAGCAAACTGGAGACTAAAATCATGAGCGGGGAGGCGAAATCGTAGTCCTCATCGGCGATTCAAACCAAAATCGCGTCAGAGCTGTTTGCCTAGAGCAAAACTTCATCTCTGTTTGCCTG from Triticum urartu cultivar G1812 unplaced genomic scaffold, Tu2.1 TuUngrouped_contig_5920, whole genome shotgun sequence encodes:
- the LOC125529876 gene encoding uncharacterized protein LOC125529876 (The sequence of the model RefSeq protein was modified relative to this genomic sequence to represent the inferred CDS: added 213 bases not found in genome assembly), which gives rise to MAFIHPHARSKQRRGRGEVAAADGKGAAEGGGRVPCGGGGSAAAWGRGSSSGRGSRGAPAAWSTYLGCCNIRLGFLVPQPQPALNQPTLQARQISLSPSRPAKATTRYRSASPGSNPAQLTRLHQQGLSGRHRASPVVSPLPLPLLMRALTAATISSPIRALLHHPSFRSPLRLPLT